The following coding sequences are from one Fibrobacter sp. window:
- a CDS encoding TM2 domain-containing protein: protein MENQNEPRSLDLEQSFPVENSTRKSKVRSEHDNKSGEPSDKIYDQKSWEKFCKNSSNMTDEERQQEFVKHVVGNPFAKKVIGKGGPDKNATYIGILATLFGYLGVHDLNCGNIKAGIIKLVCTLSCVLSPVAMILNIMDLYKLGNGTYTAKNGIEIGKAPWCKIVAVVETILLVASFVGIFYVVAQLTEATAIFFASQR from the coding sequence ATGGAAAATCAAAACGAGCCTCGAAGCCTGGATTTGGAACAAAGCTTCCCCGTGGAAAATTCCACAAGGAAGTCAAAAGTTCGTTCCGAACACGACAACAAATCCGGCGAACCATCCGACAAGATTTATGACCAGAAATCCTGGGAAAAGTTCTGCAAAAATTCCTCGAACATGACCGACGAAGAACGTCAGCAGGAATTCGTCAAGCATGTAGTTGGGAACCCCTTCGCCAAGAAAGTCATCGGCAAGGGCGGTCCCGACAAGAACGCCACCTACATCGGCATTCTCGCCACATTGTTCGGATACCTTGGTGTTCACGACCTGAACTGTGGCAACATCAAGGCCGGCATCATCAAGCTGGTTTGCACCCTTTCTTGTGTGCTGTCTCCCGTTGCCATGATCCTGAACATTATGGATCTGTACAAATTGGGCAACGGCACCTATACCGCCAAGAACGGCATTGAAATCGGCAAGGCCCCCTGGTGCAAAATCGTCGCCGTCGTAGAAACCATTTTGCTTGTAGCAAGCTTCGTAGGAATTTTCTACGTCGTAGCGCAACTCACCGAAGCCACCGCCATATTTTTCGCAAGCCAACGATAG